From a single Okeanomitos corallinicola TIOX110 genomic region:
- a CDS encoding chromophore lyase CpcT/CpeT: MTHSTDIATLARWMAADFSNQAQAFENPPLFAHIRVCMRPLPYSLLSGVSLFVEQAYDYDIKDPYRLRVLKLGLESEKIVIENYTVKEEKDFYGASRDLDKLQNLTSDRLEKLSGCNMIVEWTGNCFRGYVEPGKGCIVVRKGNRTYLDSEFEIDGEKFISWDRGRDPDTDEHLWGSLGGPFQFVRWGNFADEVKLS, from the coding sequence ATGACTCATTCTACAGATATTGCTACCTTAGCCCGTTGGATGGCAGCGGACTTTAGCAATCAAGCCCAAGCCTTTGAAAATCCGCCTCTTTTTGCTCACATTCGTGTATGTATGCGCCCTCTCCCCTATTCCTTACTATCAGGGGTGAGTTTGTTTGTAGAACAGGCCTATGACTACGATATCAAAGATCCTTATCGCTTACGGGTGTTGAAATTAGGGCTAGAAAGCGAGAAAATTGTCATTGAAAACTACACCGTGAAAGAAGAAAAAGACTTTTATGGTGCATCCCGTGATTTAGATAAGTTACAGAATTTAACAAGCGATCGCCTGGAAAAACTCTCCGGTTGTAACATGATCGTTGAATGGACAGGTAACTGCTTTAGAGGTTACGTCGAACCCGGTAAAGGTTGTATTGTTGTCCGCAAAGGTAACAGAACCTATCTAGATAGCGAATTTGAAATTGATGGTGAAAAATTCATCAGCTGGGATAGGGGAAGAGACCCAGACACAGATGAGCATCTTTGGGGTTCTCTGGGTGGTCCATTTCAGTTTGTCCGCTGGGGTAACTTTGCCGATGAGGTGAAATTATCCTGA
- the pstS gene encoding phosphate ABC transporter substrate-binding protein PstS, producing MAFSTILNRLVTTSVVTAAIALSPALSSVAKAQTINGAGASFPAPLYERYAREVKKKHPELKVNYQAIGSGGGIRQTIAGTVDFGGSDAAMTDADIAKVKRGVILVPTAGGAVSVVHNVPGVSNLKLSRTTLPAIFSGQITKWNDPKIMTDNPGVNLPNLPIRFVVRADSSGTTFIFTNHLSAISGYFKGRIGANTAPKWTLKNVLKGKGNTGVAALVSRTSGSIGYVEQSYAQRNNLKSAELQNKSGQFVAPSLANANAALASATFPDNYRVFVSDPSAGYPIVGLTWMMVYKNYPDAAKANAVKKWINWVLKDGQQFNDDLSYTKIPSSVVNRVLNTVNSTVK from the coding sequence ATGGCTTTTTCAACAATTTTGAATCGTTTAGTGACTACTTCCGTGGTGACAGCTGCTATTGCTTTGAGTCCTGCGTTAAGTAGTGTTGCCAAAGCTCAAACCATAAACGGTGCAGGTGCAAGTTTTCCCGCGCCTTTGTATGAACGTTATGCACGGGAAGTTAAGAAAAAACATCCTGAACTCAAAGTAAACTATCAAGCAATTGGTAGCGGTGGTGGTATTCGTCAAACTATTGCTGGAACTGTGGATTTTGGCGGTAGTGATGCAGCGATGACAGATGCGGATATAGCCAAAGTCAAAAGAGGTGTAATTTTAGTACCTACTGCCGGTGGTGCTGTTTCGGTGGTTCATAACGTTCCCGGTGTTAGCAACCTCAAATTATCTCGTACAACCTTACCAGCAATCTTTTCTGGACAAATCACCAAATGGAATGACCCGAAAATTATGACTGATAACCCAGGGGTAAATTTACCAAATTTACCCATTAGATTTGTAGTTCGTGCCGACAGTAGTGGTACAACCTTCATTTTTACTAATCATCTAAGCGCTATTAGCGGTTATTTTAAAGGCAGAATTGGTGCTAACACTGCACCTAAATGGACATTAAAAAATGTTCTTAAAGGCAAAGGTAATACAGGGGTAGCAGCTTTAGTATCTCGTACTTCCGGTTCTATTGGTTATGTTGAACAGAGTTATGCACAAAGAAATAACCTCAAATCAGCAGAACTACAAAACAAAAGTGGACAATTTGTTGCCCCTTCTTTAGCTAATGCCAATGCAGCTTTAGCAAGTGCAACTTTTCCAGATAACTATCGTGTATTTGTTAGTGATCCATCAGCAGGATATCCTATTGTTGGTTTAACTTGGATGATGGTTTATAAAAACTATCCTGATGCTGCCAAAGCTAATGCTGTCAAAAAATGGATTAACTGGGTTCTTAAAGATGGTCAACAATTTAATGATGACCTCAGTTACACAAAAATTCCCAGTAGTGTTGTCAATCGTGTACTAAATACAGTTAATAGCACCGTTAAGTAA
- a CDS encoding sensor histidine kinase gives MILVPTILDIVAGICLYTGFLHLLITSRGLKPALHFCFGLTCLVISGYILALITQYKTINIDDYISAKKLVTSLGYISGILVVWFVALYTNIKQVRVILVLNSLYLISLLINQISPTGILYSHISSLSSISLPWGESITHPQGIINPLFIVQLLTLNSNISYCFFACYRQYRSGEKQASLTLVLSLILLIATVLCDRLIDLGKLKFIYIAGFGFLSFVMIMSLSLTNDLMQVVKLRQQLLESDHLRKIAVEEERNRLARDLHDSVSQTLFSVATIAETVPRVWQRHPEIAQEKLEELAGLAQGALAEMRSLLIELRPSGLRDKLLGELLKQLTKAVQGRAKIQIITTVTGDQPLPEEVKLVFYRVTQEALNNIIKYAQSTQVDVTFQGNSEYIKLSIFDNGCGFDVKDTSSGHLGIEIMRERAESIGANFQLESSPGKGTKIVLILVNK, from the coding sequence ATGATTCTTGTTCCCACCATTTTAGATATAGTTGCTGGTATTTGTTTATATACCGGATTTTTACACTTGCTAATTACTTCTAGGGGATTAAAACCCGCGTTGCACTTCTGCTTTGGGTTAACCTGCTTGGTAATTTCTGGTTATATTTTGGCTCTCATAACTCAATATAAGACTATAAATATAGATGATTATATAAGCGCAAAAAAATTAGTCACTTCTTTGGGGTATATTTCCGGTATTCTTGTTGTCTGGTTTGTTGCTTTATATACAAATATAAAACAGGTGCGTGTAATTTTGGTACTGAACAGCCTGTACTTGATTAGCCTGTTAATCAACCAAATTTCCCCTACAGGAATTCTCTACTCCCATATTAGTAGTCTATCTAGTATTTCTTTACCTTGGGGGGAATCTATTACTCACCCACAAGGTATTATCAATCCTTTATTTATTGTCCAATTATTAACTTTAAACAGTAATATTAGCTACTGTTTTTTTGCCTGTTACCGTCAATATCGAAGTGGAGAGAAGCAAGCAAGCTTGACTCTAGTCCTGAGCTTAATACTTTTGATAGCTACTGTTCTGTGCGATCGCTTAATAGATTTGGGGAAGCTCAAATTCATCTACATTGCTGGGTTCGGATTTTTATCGTTTGTGATGATTATGAGTCTAAGTCTCACCAATGATTTGATGCAGGTTGTGAAACTACGCCAACAATTACTAGAAAGCGATCACCTACGTAAAATTGCGGTAGAAGAGGAGCGAAATCGTTTGGCGAGAGATTTACATGATTCCGTATCGCAGACATTGTTTTCTGTGGCCACAATTGCCGAAACAGTACCAAGGGTATGGCAACGTCATCCAGAAATAGCCCAGGAGAAATTAGAAGAACTTGCGGGATTGGCACAGGGTGCATTAGCAGAAATGCGGAGTTTATTGATAGAATTACGCCCTAGTGGGTTGAGAGACAAATTATTAGGTGAATTACTAAAACAGTTAACCAAAGCAGTTCAAGGACGGGCAAAAATCCAAATTATTACCACAGTAACGGGAGATCAACCTTTACCAGAAGAGGTAAAATTGGTATTTTATCGGGTTACGCAAGAAGCACTCAATAATATTATTAAATACGCCCAATCTACCCAAGTAGATGTCACTTTTCAAGGTAATTCAGAGTATATAAAATTATCTATTTTTGATAATGGCTGTGGGTTTGATGTTAAAGATACATCATCGGGTCATTTAGGCATAGAAATTATGAGAGAACGGGCTGAGTCTATTGGTGCTAATTTCCAGTTGGAAAGTTCTCCAGGAAAAGGTACAAAGATTGTATTAATTTTGGTTAATAAATAA
- a CDS encoding response regulator transcription factor, producing the protein METDQLIKPIRVITVDDHEILRGGIKFSLLAFDDIELVGEARNGKEAIHLCAELQPDVVLMDLMMPEMNGVQTTTVIKNKYPKVQVLVLTSFVETDLLYEVMEAGAIGYLLKGASIDELAETVRCAAGGLCTVSSDALQSLFKQPQCLSQPAYKLTERQEEVFALLSLGLTNEAIAQKLKISPSTIRHHVTQILHKLGVENRTEAATTGVRLGSVATKNIVKYF; encoded by the coding sequence ATGGAAACAGATCAATTAATCAAACCTATTCGAGTCATCACTGTTGATGATCACGAAATCCTCAGAGGTGGAATTAAATTTTCTTTACTAGCCTTTGATGATATTGAATTAGTTGGTGAAGCACGTAATGGTAAAGAAGCAATACATCTGTGTGCAGAGTTACAGCCAGATGTGGTATTGATGGATTTGATGATGCCGGAAATGAATGGAGTCCAAACAACAACAGTTATTAAAAATAAATATCCCAAAGTTCAAGTTTTAGTGTTGACAAGTTTTGTAGAAACAGATTTATTATATGAAGTAATGGAAGCTGGAGCGATTGGTTATTTGCTCAAAGGTGCGTCAATTGATGAATTAGCAGAAACTGTGCGATGTGCTGCTGGTGGTTTGTGTACAGTATCATCAGATGCTCTTCAATCATTATTTAAACAACCTCAATGTTTATCTCAACCTGCCTACAAACTGACTGAACGACAGGAAGAAGTGTTCGCATTATTGAGTTTAGGTTTAACTAATGAAGCGATCGCCCAAAAGTTAAAAATAAGTCCTTCTACTATTAGACATCATGTGACACAGATATTGCATAAATTAGGGGTAGAAAACCGGACTGAGGCTGCAACCACAGGAGTGAGACTTGGATCTGTAGCTACTAAAAATATAGTCAAATATTTCTAG
- the pstB gene encoding phosphate ABC transporter ATP-binding protein PstB has protein sequence MNKLVPAIKVKNLSFYYGNYKAIEGISLDIYQSQVTALIGPSGCGKSTFIKALNRISELEGEVKVDGSVEFYGQNIYDSRVNINRLRREIGMVFQKPNPFPMSIYENVAYGVRIAGRCPKVQLDEIVESALKGAALWDEVKDKINKSALGLSGGQQQRLCIARALAVKPKVLLMDEPCSALDPIATLKVEELIHSLRSELTITIVTHNMQQATRVSDFTAFFSTDESRIGQMVEFGATGQIFRNPLDDRTRDYVSGRFG, from the coding sequence ATGAATAAATTAGTTCCAGCTATCAAAGTCAAAAACTTAAGTTTTTATTATGGCAACTACAAAGCAATTGAAGGTATATCATTAGATATCTATCAGAGCCAAGTCACAGCATTAATTGGCCCTAGTGGTTGTGGTAAATCTACTTTTATTAAAGCCTTAAATCGGATTAGTGAATTAGAGGGAGAAGTCAAAGTTGATGGCAGTGTCGAATTTTATGGTCAAAATATTTATGACTCCCGTGTAAATATTAATCGTCTCCGTCGGGAAATTGGCATGGTATTTCAAAAACCAAATCCTTTCCCTATGAGTATTTATGAAAATGTTGCCTATGGGGTGAGAATTGCTGGCAGATGTCCCAAGGTGCAATTAGATGAAATAGTTGAATCTGCTCTCAAAGGTGCAGCACTGTGGGATGAAGTCAAAGACAAAATTAATAAATCAGCATTAGGTTTATCTGGTGGACAACAACAACGTTTATGTATAGCTAGGGCTTTAGCAGTGAAACCAAAAGTGTTACTTATGGATGAACCTTGTTCCGCACTTGATCCTATTGCTACTCTAAAAGTTGAAGAACTCATCCACAGTTTACGATCTGAATTAACAATCACTATTGTTACTCACAATATGCAGCAAGCCACCCGTGTCTCTGATTTTACTGCGTTTTTTAGCACAGATGAAAGTCGGATTGGACAAATGGTAGAATTTGGGGCAACAGGTCAAATCTTTCGTAATCCTCTAGATGATCGTACCCGTGATTATGTTTCTGGGCGTTTTGGTTAA
- a CDS encoding aspartate kinase, whose product MALIVQKYGGTSVGSVERIQAVAQRVCKTVQAGNSVVVVVSAMGKTTDGLVKLANDISKSPNRREMDMLLSTGEQVTIALLSMALQEIGQPAISMTGAQVGIVTEAEHTRARILHISTERLMGQINQGKVVVVAGFQGISNTTEIEITTLGRGGSDTSAVALAAALGADFCEIYTDVPGILTTDPRLVPEAQLMTEITCNEMLELASLGAKVLHPRAVEIARNYGVPLVVRSSWTDQPGTWVTSPKVQERELVNLELARPVDAVEFDINQAKLSLLRVPDKPGVAARLFGEISEQNVDVDLIIQSIHEGNSNDIAFTVNTSILNRAEAVALAIAPALRNQPNSDEAEVLVENDTAKVSIAGAGMIGRPGVAAKMFATLAEAGVNIQMISTSEVKVSCLVDKDDCDRAIAALCQAFEIIASPAVLSSPNSQSPAVRGVALDMNQARLAIRQVPDQPGMSAKLFGLLAEYNISVDMIIQSQRCRLIDGVARRDIAFTVTRMDAEKALEELSQIADQLGWGEVILDRAIAKVSIVGSGMVGQPGIAAKMFNALAQNQINIQMITTSEIKVSCVVAESEGVKALQVIHAAFGLAGSEKFVIPG is encoded by the coding sequence ATGGCGCTAATTGTTCAGAAATACGGTGGTACATCTGTTGGTTCGGTGGAACGAATTCAAGCTGTAGCACAGCGGGTTTGCAAAACTGTACAAGCAGGAAATTCTGTTGTTGTCGTGGTTTCGGCAATGGGGAAAACTACTGATGGACTGGTTAAATTAGCTAATGATATTTCTAAAAGTCCTAACCGTCGGGAAATGGATATGTTGCTTTCTACGGGGGAGCAAGTCACCATTGCTTTGCTAAGTATGGCTTTGCAGGAAATCGGTCAACCTGCTATTTCTATGACTGGCGCTCAGGTGGGAATTGTGACTGAGGCTGAACACACCCGCGCCAGAATTTTACATATTTCTACAGAACGGTTGATGGGGCAAATTAACCAGGGTAAGGTGGTTGTTGTCGCTGGTTTTCAAGGTATTTCTAACACTACAGAAATAGAAATTACTACTTTGGGGCGTGGTGGTTCTGATACTTCAGCGGTGGCTTTAGCTGCGGCGTTGGGGGCTGATTTTTGTGAAATTTATACCGATGTGCCAGGGATTTTAACTACAGATCCTCGTCTTGTGCCAGAAGCTCAACTGATGACGGAAATTACCTGTAATGAAATGCTGGAGTTGGCTAGTTTAGGGGCAAAGGTATTACATCCCAGGGCGGTGGAAATTGCTAGAAATTATGGTGTACCTTTGGTTGTACGTTCTAGTTGGACTGATCAACCGGGGACTTGGGTAACTTCTCCCAAGGTGCAAGAACGTGAGTTGGTGAATTTAGAATTGGCACGGCCTGTGGATGCGGTGGAATTTGATATAAATCAGGCTAAGTTGTCTTTGCTACGTGTACCCGACAAACCAGGGGTAGCGGCGCGGTTATTTGGGGAGATTTCTGAGCAAAATGTGGATGTTGATCTAATTATTCAGTCAATTCACGAAGGTAATAGTAATGATATTGCTTTTACTGTGAATACTTCTATATTAAACCGGGCTGAGGCTGTGGCATTGGCGATCGCCCCGGCTTTACGAAATCAGCCTAATTCCGATGAGGCGGAAGTTTTAGTAGAAAATGACACGGCAAAGGTGAGTATTGCTGGGGCGGGTATGATCGGTCGTCCTGGAGTAGCAGCAAAGATGTTTGCAACTTTAGCGGAAGCTGGGGTGAATATTCAAATGATTTCCACCAGTGAAGTGAAGGTAAGTTGTTTAGTAGATAAAGATGATTGCGATCGCGCTATTGCTGCTCTTTGTCAGGCTTTTGAAATCATTGCTTCCCCTGCTGTTCTGAGTTCTCCAAATTCTCAATCTCCCGCTGTGCGTGGTGTGGCTTTAGATATGAACCAAGCGCGGTTAGCTATTCGTCAAGTTCCCGATCAACCAGGGATGTCAGCAAAGTTATTTGGGTTATTGGCTGAATATAATATCAGTGTAGATATGATTATTCAATCTCAGCGTTGTCGTTTGATTGATGGTGTAGCACGTCGGGATATTGCCTTTACTGTCACGAGAATGGATGCGGAAAAAGCCTTAGAGGAACTTTCCCAAATTGCGGATCAGTTGGGATGGGGTGAGGTAATTTTGGATCGGGCGATCGCTAAGGTCAGTATAGTTGGTTCTGGGATGGTAGGACAACCAGGTATTGCGGCAAAAATGTTTAATGCTTTAGCCCAAAATCAAATTAACATCCAAATGATTACCACTTCGGAAATTAAAGTTAGTTGCGTGGTGGCAGAAAGTGAAGGTGTAAAGGCTTTACAAGTTATTCACGCTGCTTTTGGTTTAGCAGGTAGTGAGAAATTTGTTATACCTGGGTGA
- the pstA gene encoding phosphate ABC transporter permease PstA produces MSGYISSEKDDSLAQELVSPLTAKRRLFAYGMNGLSLILSLLAFFPLGSILWEILSRGISGLRTEMFYRPLIENGFANAILGTILMVGIGAFLSIPVGIMTGIFLSEFGKTNKLTRIVRFLNSILTGVPSIVVGMFAYGVIVLLTKKFSAIAGGFALSVIMLPVIALTTEEALKLIPTHQRLASAALGGTRFQTTFRIVTKAAIPGITTGIALAIARASGETAPLIFTALFSQNWSDNLMSPTASLPVLIFNLYNNPDPEVSTLVWTTAIILLSLVLFFSLTSRLLTRKSRLN; encoded by the coding sequence ATGAGTGGATATATAAGTTCAGAAAAAGATGATTCTCTAGCACAAGAATTAGTGAGTCCTCTGACTGCTAAAAGGCGGTTGTTTGCTTATGGCATGAATGGATTATCATTAATCTTGAGTTTGTTGGCATTTTTTCCATTAGGATCTATTTTATGGGAAATTCTTTCACGAGGGATTTCTGGTTTGAGAACAGAGATGTTTTATCGTCCATTGATTGAAAATGGTTTTGCTAATGCTATCTTGGGTACTATTCTCATGGTTGGTATTGGGGCATTTTTAAGTATTCCCGTGGGGATAATGACAGGAATATTTTTGTCAGAATTTGGGAAAACAAATAAACTTACTCGAATTGTGCGTTTCTTGAATTCTATTCTCACAGGAGTACCTTCTATTGTCGTAGGGATGTTTGCCTATGGGGTAATTGTTTTATTGACTAAAAAATTTAGTGCCATCGCTGGTGGATTTGCTTTATCTGTGATTATGTTACCAGTAATTGCTTTGACAACTGAGGAAGCTTTAAAACTAATTCCCACCCATCAAAGATTAGCTTCTGCTGCTCTAGGTGGAACTAGATTTCAAACCACATTTCGCATTGTTACCAAAGCGGCAATACCAGGAATTACTACAGGAATTGCTTTAGCGATTGCCCGCGCATCTGGTGAAACAGCACCACTTATTTTCACAGCTTTATTTAGTCAAAATTGGTCAGATAATTTGATGAGTCCGACTGCCTCTTTACCTGTACTCATTTTTAATCTTTATAACAACCCTGACCCAGAAGTTAGTACGTTAGTTTGGACGACAGCGATAATATTATTGAGCTTGGTGTTGTTTTTTAGTCTAACTTCTCGATTATTAACTCGCAAAAGTAGGTTAAACTAA
- a CDS encoding histidine phosphatase family protein, with protein MALNLYLLRHGETTFSQSGNFCGETNADLTDAGMEMASSFAEVYQKLPWEAVYVSPMKRTIATAKPFCDAIGMEMQARAGLREGSYGEWETKSKSFVQENYSENYLNWLAEPAWNAPLGGETAVEIANRSMPVITEIIDKHPEGNVLVVAHKATIRIILCSLLGIDLGCYRHRINILVASVSRVKFDVNGPLLEILGDRYHIPEHLRSRPGT; from the coding sequence ATGGCACTCAATTTATATTTACTGCGACATGGTGAAACTACTTTTAGTCAAAGTGGTAATTTCTGCGGTGAAACTAATGCAGATTTAACAGACGCAGGAATGGAGATGGCTTCCAGTTTTGCCGAGGTTTATCAAAAATTGCCCTGGGAAGCTGTTTATGTTAGTCCCATGAAACGTACCATTGCCACCGCCAAACCATTTTGTGATGCAATTGGTATGGAAATGCAGGCAAGAGCAGGACTTAGAGAAGGTAGTTATGGTGAATGGGAAACCAAAAGTAAGTCCTTTGTTCAGGAAAATTACTCAGAAAACTATCTCAACTGGTTGGCAGAACCTGCTTGGAATGCACCGCTAGGTGGAGAAACTGCGGTAGAAATTGCTAACCGTTCTATGCCTGTAATTACTGAAATTATAGACAAACACCCAGAAGGAAATGTTTTAGTAGTTGCCCATAAAGCTACAATTCGGATTATACTTTGTAGTCTACTAGGGATTGATTTGGGATGTTATCGCCATCGGATCAATATTCTAGTGGCATCGGTCAGTAGGGTGAAATTTGACGTTAATGGCCCTTTGTTAGAAATATTAGGCGATCGCTATCATATACCTGAGCATCTGCGTTCTCGTCCAGGAACATAA
- a CDS encoding NAD-dependent epimerase/dehydratase family protein, whose protein sequence is MRILVIGGTRFIGVYLTELLVKAGHEVVLFNRGNHPAPDGVGQIIGDRTDSNQLKEKLSQQSFDVVFDNNGRELADTQPLAEIFHGRVKHFVYMSSAGVYLKSDQMPHIEGDTVDPKSRHKGKHETEAYLQKLGIPFTSIRPTYIYGPQNYNPLESWFFDRIVRDRPVPIPGNGMHITQLGHVKDLAQAMLQVIGNEKAIGQIYNVSGDRYVTFDGLARACAVAAGKSANDLKIVHYDPKKFDFGKRKAFPMRVQHFFASVNKAMTELNWQPEYDLISGLQDSLNNDYLASGKDKTGIDFSLDDEILKAV, encoded by the coding sequence ATGCGTATTCTGGTTATTGGTGGAACTCGGTTCATTGGTGTCTACTTAACTGAGTTGTTGGTAAAGGCTGGCCATGAGGTAGTTTTGTTTAATCGTGGTAATCATCCAGCACCTGATGGTGTAGGACAAATTATAGGCGATCGCACTGACTCAAATCAGCTAAAAGAGAAATTATCACAGCAAAGTTTTGATGTCGTTTTTGATAATAATGGCCGTGAACTTGCTGATACTCAACCCTTGGCGGAAATTTTCCACGGTAGGGTCAAACATTTTGTTTATATGAGTTCTGCGGGAGTTTACCTCAAATCTGATCAAATGCCTCATATTGAAGGTGATACTGTTGACCCGAAAAGTCGTCACAAAGGTAAGCATGAAACGGAAGCTTACTTACAAAAGTTAGGTATTCCTTTTACTTCCATTCGTCCAACTTATATTTATGGCCCTCAGAATTATAATCCTTTAGAAAGCTGGTTTTTTGATCGAATAGTACGCGATCGCCCTGTACCTATTCCTGGTAATGGAATGCACATTACACAACTAGGTCATGTCAAAGATTTAGCACAGGCAATGTTGCAGGTAATTGGTAACGAAAAAGCCATTGGTCAGATTTATAATGTTTCAGGCGATCGCTATGTCACTTTCGATGGTTTAGCTCGTGCTTGTGCTGTAGCTGCTGGTAAATCTGCGAATGATCTTAAAATAGTCCATTACGATCCTAAAAAGTTTGATTTTGGTAAACGTAAAGCTTTTCCCATGCGAGTACAACACTTTTTTGCATCAGTAAATAAAGCCATGACAGAATTAAATTGGCAACCAGAATATGATTTAATTTCTGGTTTACAAGACTCTTTAAATAATGATTATTTAGCTAGTGGAAAAGATAAAACAGGAATAGATTTTTCTCTGGACGATGAAATCTTGAAAGCTGTTTAA
- the pstC gene encoding phosphate ABC transporter permease subunit PstC — MTNFFEPNHRNVSPGINTNDDIADLTATGGMNFRFDQGFTFLVYMFAATTVALLFLMTWVIFKEAQPAVKEFGWGFLWSKNWDVSENSFGALPYIYGTVVSSAIAIILTVPIGISVALVTSEDFLPPIVRDSIAFVVELIAAIPSVIIGLWGIFIFIPMIEPLQNWLGSTFKFIPLFNTEYPAANNMLTAGIILSIMILPTMAAISRDVLIVVPKELRSASMALGGTRWETIFRVLLPAGFSGMVSAAMLALGRALGETMAVTMVIGNYAQISVSLLDPAYTIPAVLANEFAEATPGLHIGALSYLGLILFALTLAVNIGAVLLVQWVGKKNS, encoded by the coding sequence ATGACCAACTTTTTTGAACCTAATCACCGCAATGTATCACCAGGGATAAATACCAATGATGACATCGCAGACTTAACAGCTACAGGGGGTATGAATTTTCGATTTGATCAAGGATTTACATTCTTGGTTTATATGTTTGCTGCCACGACTGTAGCTCTATTATTTTTAATGACTTGGGTAATCTTTAAAGAAGCTCAACCAGCAGTTAAGGAGTTTGGCTGGGGGTTTTTGTGGAGTAAAAATTGGGATGTCAGTGAAAACAGCTTTGGTGCATTACCTTATATTTATGGAACTGTAGTTAGCAGCGCGATCGCAATTATATTAACTGTGCCGATAGGAATATCTGTAGCTCTAGTAACAAGTGAGGATTTCTTGCCACCCATAGTCAGAGATTCTATTGCTTTTGTAGTAGAATTAATTGCTGCTATTCCTAGTGTAATTATTGGACTCTGGGGAATTTTTATCTTTATTCCCATGATCGAACCCCTTCAAAATTGGTTAGGTAGCACTTTTAAATTTATTCCCTTATTTAACACAGAATATCCTGCTGCTAATAATATGTTAACCGCAGGAATTATTCTCTCAATTATGATTTTACCAACCATGGCTGCTATTTCCCGTGATGTTTTAATAGTTGTTCCTAAAGAATTACGCAGTGCATCTATGGCTTTAGGTGGTACTCGTTGGGAAACTATTTTTCGGGTTTTATTACCAGCAGGATTTTCAGGGATGGTGAGTGCGGCAATGTTAGCTCTAGGCCGCGCCCTGGGTGAAACAATGGCTGTAACAATGGTAATTGGTAACTATGCTCAAATTAGTGTATCTCTCCTTGATCCAGCTTATACGATTCCAGCAGTTTTAGCTAATGAATTCGCTGAAGCTACTCCAGGGTTACATATTGGAGCATTAAGTTATTTGGGTTTGATTTTGTTTGCCTTAACTTTAGCAGTGAATATCGGTGCAGTGCTATTAGTGCAATGGGTTGGTAAGAAAAACTCATAA
- a CDS encoding DUF3368 domain-containing protein: protein MIIISDTTSLTNLAAVGHLELLHQLYDQVIIPQAVYDEIVNVGYLVPGTTEVQNLSWINVHLVSNKNQVNELLNELDFGEAEAIVLALELNADLLLLDERKGRKVAQNLGIKKITGLLGVLLEAKQKGLIANIKPIIDQLITDNNFWISNNLYQKVIQIAGE, encoded by the coding sequence ATGATTATAATTAGCGACACGACTTCCCTTACCAATTTAGCCGCAGTTGGACATCTTGAACTATTACATCAACTGTATGATCAGGTGATTATTCCTCAAGCTGTGTATGATGAAATAGTCAATGTTGGCTATTTAGTTCCGGGGACAACAGAAGTTCAAAATTTATCTTGGATTAACGTTCATTTAGTAAGTAATAAAAATCAAGTTAATGAACTTTTAAACGAGCTAGATTTTGGAGAAGCTGAAGCAATTGTTCTTGCTTTAGAATTAAATGCTGATTTATTACTGCTTGATGAAAGAAAAGGTCGAAAAGTGGCTCAAAATCTAGGAATTAAAAAGATAACTGGATTATTAGGAGTTTTACTAGAAGCTAAACAAAAAGGGTTGATTGCTAATATTAAACCTATTATTGACCAACTAATTACTGATAATAATTTCTGGATTAGTAATAATTTATATCAGAAAGTTATCCAAATTGCTGGAGAATAA